The following are encoded in a window of Mustela nigripes isolate SB6536 chromosome 3, MUSNIG.SB6536, whole genome shotgun sequence genomic DNA:
- the LOC132014594 gene encoding general transcription factor 3C polypeptide 6-like, with the protein MNVLWNHGHDREWIQENGEEEIGKLLLVELSGIIDSVFLSKCENKCKIWGIDTESPIIQVGSCVLAGEYEDTLGTCVTFETNVEHGDAEGSNTIMLKYKRRTMKKFSMTSTLLTENKEGEESLGGTKWPQIKDDDFCCRPNMICSFLHENEDDDVVALASDKSLVLEEQEIQRKDNSNLSYEHRKSLNLEEKNSGPLTDIPSFEMEGYYFFYGNSRYCLENHS; encoded by the coding sequence ATGAATGTGTTGTGGAATCATGGCCATGACAGAGAGTGGATCCAGGAGAATGGGGAAGAGGAAATAGGGAAGTTGTTGCTGGTGGAATTGTCCGGAATTATTGATTCAGTCTTTCtatcaaaatgtgaaaataaatgcaagATTTGGGGAATTGACACAGAGAGTCCCATTATACAAGTGGGCAGCTGTGTCCTTGCTGGAGAGTATGAAGACACTCTTGGAACCTGTGTtacatttgaaacaaatgttgAACATGGTGATGCAGAAGGCAGTAATACAATAATGCTAAAATATAAACGTCGTACAATGAAGAAGTTCAGCATGACAAGCACTCTTTTGACAGAAaacaaggaaggagaagaaagcctAGGTGGTACGAAATGGCCACAAATCAAGGACGATGATTTCTGCTGTAGACCCAACATGATTTGTAGCTTTCTGCATGAAAATGAAGATGACGACGTTGTAGCTCTAGCCTCAGATAAATCTTTGGTGTTGGAAGAGCAAGAGATTCAAAGGAAAGATAATTCAAACCTGAGTTATGAACACAGGAAATCACTGAACTTGGAAGAAAAGAATTCTGGCCCTCTTACTGATATCCCTTCTTTTGAGATggaaggttattattttttttatggaaACTCAAGATACTGCCTTGAAAATCACTCTTAG